A single window of Haliotis asinina isolate JCU_RB_2024 chromosome 5, JCU_Hal_asi_v2, whole genome shotgun sequence DNA harbors:
- the LOC137284921 gene encoding E3 ubiquitin-protein ligase RING2-A-like: MANEVAHAPNKTWELSLYELHRTPQEAITDNTEIAVSPRSLHSELMCPICLDMLKTTMTTKECLHRFCQDCIITALRSGNKECPTCRKKLVSKRSLRPDPNFDALISKIYPSRDEYEAHQERVLAKLNKTHSTAALTSSIEEGLRQQAMNRAQRVRKHASEGDLSRQLDGASTPTCGTTSNETTPRKKVKTYSDESSCENSLSEPPLGIGLGNLGIDTAETGSIGSVSEQGQPSPDMIVPEPSVSDIELVFKPHPQDVDGDMDIAEHTRYIKTTANATVDHLSKYLAIRLSLEAQNAENGPAEEKQYAIYIAISPGNFAVLSGCMTLEQVNEKYWRVNRPLEMFYLQQRKGAENSMKKNGEK; encoded by the exons ATGGCGAACGAAGTTGCTCACGCTCCCAATAAGACCTGGGAATTGAGCTTATATGAACTGCATAGGACGCCCCAGGAGGCAATTACCGACAACACAGAAATCGCCGTCTCCCCGAGAAGCTTACATAGTGAGCTAATGTGTCCAATATGTCTGGATATGTTGAAAACGACGATGACAACCAAAGAGTGTTTACATCGTTTCTGCCAAGACTGCATCATAACAGCTTTAAGAAGTGGAAATAAAGAATGCCCAACGTGTCGTAAGAAGCTTGTTTCTAAACGATCATTACGTCCAGATCCCAATTTTGATGCACTAATTTCCAAAATCTACCCAAGCAGGGATGAATATGAGGCCCATCAAGAGCGAGTGTTGGCAAAGTTGAATAAGACCCACAGCACAGCAGCCTTGACAAGCAGCATCGAGGAAGGATTACGTCAACAAGCAATGAATAGAGCCCAGAGAGTCCGAAAACATGCATCTGAGGGAGATTTGAGTCGACAGTTAGATGGGGCAAGTACACCTACATGCGGAACAACATCAAATGAAACAACACCAAGGAAGAAAGTGAAGACCTATTCGGATGAGTCAAGTTGTGAAAATTCATTAAGTGAACCCCCACTTGGAATTGGTTTGGGAAATCTGGGTATAGACACTGCAGAGACGGGGAGTATTGGCAGTGTGTCAGAACAGGGCCAACCCAGCCCCGATATGATCGTGCCGGAACCCAGTGTTAGCGATATCGAACTTGTGTTTAAACCACATCCTCAAGATGTTGATGGCGACATGGACATTGCTGAACACACCAGATACATCAAAACTACTGCCAATGCCACTG TTGATCATTTGTCCAAGTATCTTGCTATCCGTCTGTCTCTAGAAGCTCAGAATGCAGAAAACG GCCCTGCAGAAGAAAAGCAGTATGCCATCTATATCGCAATATCTCCCGGAAACTTTGCGGTTCTCAGTGGCTGTATGACACTGGAACAGGTCAATGAAAAATACTGGCGTGTTAATCGTCCCTTGGAGATGTTCTATCTGCAGCAGAGAAAAGGAGCTGAAAATTCCATGAAGAAGAACGGAGAGAAATGA